A region of Vibrio porteresiae DSM 19223 DNA encodes the following proteins:
- the glk gene encoding glucokinase, translating into MPIQYALVGDIGGTNARLALCDLNTGQLVSALTYSGAEYPSLEVVIKQYLNDVDQIVQTACLAIACPINGDWISMTNHSWAFSIKELKEQLHLEHLEVINDFTAVSMAIPVISTQDRIQLGGTNAQADKPIAIFGAGTGLGVAHLIQVNNTWITLPGEGGHVDFAPCTPEEDSLLKWLRKQFGRVSAERCLSGQGLVQIYHHHVISDGREPSILEPKDITTLALENGNPDCVAALKLFCILMGRFAGNLALNMGTFGGVYIAGGIAPRFKDFLAASDFRQAFEDKGRFNEYLQDIPVYLITHQEPGLLGAGSYLRQALGLPLNG; encoded by the coding sequence ATGCCCATCCAATATGCGTTAGTCGGTGACATCGGTGGAACCAATGCACGCTTAGCTTTATGTGATTTAAATACAGGTCAACTGGTCAGTGCATTAACCTACTCTGGCGCAGAGTATCCAAGTTTAGAAGTCGTGATTAAGCAATACCTAAATGATGTCGACCAAATTGTACAAACTGCGTGTTTAGCGATTGCTTGCCCTATCAATGGTGATTGGATATCTATGACCAATCATAGTTGGGCATTCTCTATCAAAGAGTTAAAGGAACAACTGCACTTAGAACACCTCGAAGTCATCAATGATTTCACTGCGGTGTCTATGGCCATTCCAGTGATAAGCACTCAAGATCGCATTCAATTGGGTGGGACTAATGCACAAGCGGATAAGCCAATTGCCATTTTCGGCGCAGGCACTGGTCTTGGGGTGGCCCATCTAATCCAGGTGAATAACACTTGGATCACTTTGCCAGGTGAAGGTGGACACGTAGATTTTGCTCCATGTACTCCAGAAGAAGATTCATTATTAAAATGGTTACGTAAACAGTTTGGTCGCGTTTCTGCGGAACGCTGCCTGTCAGGACAGGGCCTCGTACAGATTTATCATCATCACGTTATTTCAGACGGCCGTGAACCGAGCATCTTAGAGCCTAAAGATATCACTACCCTTGCTTTAGAAAATGGCAACCCTGATTGTGTGGCTGCTTTGAAGCTATTCTGCATCTTAATGGGCCGTTTTGCTGGGAACCTAGCACTTAACATGGGTACATTTGGTGGAGTCTATATCGCAGGAGGTATCGCTCCTCGTTTTAAAGACTTTCTTGCCGCATCAGACTTTCGTCAAGCGTTTGAGGATAAAGGGCGTTTCAATGAATATCTCCAAGATATTCCTGTCTACCTTATCACCCACCAAGAACCAGGTTTACTCGGCGCTGGTAGCTATTTACGCCAAGCGTTAGGACTCCCCTTAAATGGCTAA